The Curtobacterium herbarum genome contains the following window.
CGCCGACGCCGCCCGGCAGGAACTGCACCGGATGGCGGAGGAGCAGCGCGGCGACGCCGAGCGGATGCGGGAGATCCGGGTCCGGTCGAGCAAGCAGGGCGGGCGCTCGCAGCACCAGCACGACTACCGGCGCGGCGACGACCTCAAGCTCCGCACGCGCGAGGCGACCTACGAGGAACTCGCGAAGCGCCTCGACGCCCGCCGGGACGACCAGCACTTCGTCGACGGCATCGTCCTGGCCGCCCGGGCCCGCGCCTGGGACGACATCGGCACCACCGTCGTCGGACGTCTCGGCTGGGCCCAGCGTCCCGCCGACGACTACGAGGTCGGACGCGACGACCGCGTGCAGCAGCTCCTCGACGAGGACTTCGCGGCCCTCGTCGCCGAGCACCCGGTCGGCTCCGGCACCCCGGTCGGCGCCGACGAGCCGGACGCCGACGGACCGGACGACGGCACCGACCCGGCCGAGGCGGACACCACCACGAGCTGACGCGCCGCCCGTCGGCGCGCGGGTCCGCCTCGACCCGTGCCCAGCCGTCGCTCCGTAGGCTCGACCGCATGGTTGATGCGGTGGTCGTCGGAGCCGGACCGAACGGGTTGGCGGCAGCGGTCACCCTCGCTCGGGCCGGCCTCAGTGTCGAGGTCGTCGAACGGAACGACACCATCGGCGGCGGTGCGCGTACCACGGAACTCACGCTGCCCGGGTACCTGCACGACGTCTGCTCCGCCGTGCACCCGATGGCGCTGCAGTCGCGGTTCTTCCGGGCCTTCGGCATGGAGCGGCGCATCGAGCTCCGCCTGCCCGAGGTGCAGTACGGCCACCCGCTCGACGGCGGCCGCGCGGGCATCGCGTACCAGGACCTCGACCGCACCGCCGACGCCCTCGGGGTCGACGGCCGCGCCTACCGGCAGCTGATGGCCCCGCTGGTCGAGCAGGCCGACCGGGTCTCCGACTTCGCCACCGACGCCCTGCTGCACGTCCCGCGGCACCCGGTCACGGTCGCCCGGTTCGGTCTCCGCGCGCTCGAGCAGGGCTCCCGCGCGTGGAACCTCCGCTTCCGGGACGACGTCGCCCCCGCCATGATCAGCGGCGTCGCGGCGCACTCGATCCAGCACATGCCCTCGCTCGCCACCGCGGCCGCCGCTTTGTCGCTCGGCGTCTACGCCCACGCCCGCGGCTGGCCGGTGCCGATCGGCGGCAGCCAGGCGATCGTCGACGCGCTCGCCGCCGACCTGGTCGCGCACGGCGGCACGATCGAGACCGGGCGGGAGGTCCACTCCCTCGGCGACCTGACCCCGGCGAAGGCGGTGTTCTTCGACACCAGCGTGCCGTCGATGCTCCGGATCGCCGGCGACCAGCTGCCGGCACCCAGGCGCGGGGCGCTCCGGCACTTCCGGTTCGGCAACGCCGCGGCCAAGGTCGACTTCGCCCTGTCCGAGCCGGTGCCGTGGACCAACCCGGAGCTCCACCGCGCCGGCACCGTGCACATCGGCGGTACCCGCGCCGAGATCGCCGAGGCCGAGGCGCAGGTCGCCCGCGGGCAGGACCCCGACCGTCCCTACGTCCTGGGCTCCGAGCCGACCGTCGTCGACCCGAGCCGGGCACCCGAGGGCGGCCACGTCTTCTGGGCCTACGCCCAC
Protein-coding sequences here:
- a CDS encoding phytoene desaturase family protein, whose product is MVDAVVVGAGPNGLAAAVTLARAGLSVEVVERNDTIGGGARTTELTLPGYLHDVCSAVHPMALQSRFFRAFGMERRIELRLPEVQYGHPLDGGRAGIAYQDLDRTADALGVDGRAYRQLMAPLVEQADRVSDFATDALLHVPRHPVTVARFGLRALEQGSRAWNLRFRDDVAPAMISGVAAHSIQHMPSLATAAAALSLGVYAHARGWPVPIGGSQAIVDALAADLVAHGGTIETGREVHSLGDLTPAKAVFFDTSVPSMLRIAGDQLPAPRRGALRHFRFGNAAAKVDFALSEPVPWTNPELHRAGTVHIGGTRAEIAEAEAQVARGQDPDRPYVLGSEPTVVDPSRAPEGGHVFWAYAHVPAGSTVNHQETIIRQIERFAPGFRDTIVATNSRTAQDMEQYNPNYSGGDIAAGAASFWQLVKRPVLSSDPWRMGGGMYLASQSAAPGPGVHGMAGWHAAKSALRHTYGLPVDVDLAPRS